One genomic segment of Erysipelotrichaceae bacterium 66202529 includes these proteins:
- a CDS encoding HAD-IA family hydrolase: protein MQSYKMIVFDCDGTLVDSAVMISMLYEGYRVMYPNRSPLSYEHFIPCYFQTDEENCTYLKIPPEDKERFEDICFHQRENEMNTVKPFPGIDELLIELHRRGYALGIATSRSYAAFYELKNQLTEEAFACFSCIGVQDVVAHTKPAPDVLLYIMQKTGYSSGQLLFVGDSMNDALCAKAASVDFVWAKWGSVTQVTLPCSYAIETPQELLMIL from the coding sequence GTGCAAAGCTATAAAATGATTGTATTTGACTGTGATGGAACGCTGGTTGACTCTGCCGTTATGATTTCTATGCTTTATGAAGGATATCGGGTCATGTATCCCAATCGCAGCCCTTTATCATATGAACATTTTATTCCCTGCTATTTTCAGACGGATGAGGAAAATTGTACATATCTGAAAATACCGCCAGAGGATAAGGAACGCTTCGAGGATATCTGCTTTCATCAGCGTGAGAACGAAATGAATACGGTAAAGCCATTTCCCGGAATTGATGAGCTGTTAATAGAATTGCACAGGCGCGGCTATGCACTTGGTATTGCGACCTCACGCAGCTATGCAGCATTTTACGAACTGAAAAACCAACTGACAGAGGAAGCCTTCGCCTGCTTTTCCTGTATCGGCGTCCAGGATGTCGTTGCTCATACCAAGCCTGCCCCTGATGTGCTCCTTTATATCATGCAGAAAACCGGATACTCTTCAGGACAGCTGCTGTTTGTTGGAGATTCTATGAACGATGCGCTCTGTGCAAAAGCGGCATCTGTTGATTTTGTCTGGGCAAAATGGGGCAGTGTTACTCAGGTTACCCTTCCCTGCAGCTATGCCATAGAAACACCGCAGGAGCTTTTGATGATTTTATAA
- a CDS encoding HPr family phosphocarrier protein, with the protein MITFQYTVKSHMGLHARPASDLSAMARTFSSTITVYSRQRSANVRRIVELMEINVGRNEILFFEIEGSDEQQAADELRRYCERRL; encoded by the coding sequence ATGATTACATTCCAATATACAGTAAAGAGCCACATGGGGCTTCATGCACGGCCGGCAAGTGATCTATCCGCAATGGCACGAACATTCAGCAGTACGATAACAGTGTATAGCAGACAGCGAAGTGCCAATGTACGCAGAATCGTAGAGCTGATGGAAATCAATGTAGGAAGGAATGAAATTCTGTTCTTTGAAATTGAAGGCAGCGATGAACAGCAGGCAGCGGATGAATTGCGCCGATATTGTGAAAGAAGGTTGTAA
- a CDS encoding SIS domain-containing protein — protein sequence MSLLDTIRRVPNIVDTVIQERKELTAGLFTYLGDRLSSINEIVLIGSGTSNTCSMTSHEFVEKASGISTAVLLPNIFLKKHVYNPNALYIFTSQSGTSTLTQKALLKMKELGNLTVAVTEDASSPLAKAGGCHILMETDHEEYGCRTIGYCMSAFTHMITAMEIGLARGTLSESAYASYIEDAKAAAAHHGELCDAAMCWFDKNKWRLMNKSGYALYGSGALYGVAVEGALKCLEIAKRYLCVGYEMDDGMHGPTMGFTNQTAVIILNNGRNENIANGLASYIKTEVGDAFVIGMNAVDERDLAFEPRGNDFAYLEYAPVVEILAARLASDYGIIIKPFGADEEPMPEAKYFNTHDE from the coding sequence ATGAGCTTACTTGATACGATTAGACGTGTCCCCAACATTGTGGATACGGTGATACAGGAAAGAAAGGAACTCACTGCTGGATTATTCACATATCTGGGTGATAGGCTTTCTTCCATCAATGAAATTGTTTTGATAGGATCAGGTACAAGCAATACCTGTTCCATGACATCCCATGAATTTGTGGAAAAAGCAAGCGGTATCTCAACAGCTGTGCTGCTGCCGAATATCTTCTTAAAGAAGCATGTGTATAATCCGAATGCTCTTTACATATTCACATCGCAAAGCGGTACATCTACATTAACACAAAAAGCCCTGCTGAAAATGAAGGAGCTGGGTAATTTGACAGTTGCTGTTACAGAGGATGCATCATCACCGCTTGCAAAGGCTGGCGGCTGCCATATTCTGATGGAAACAGATCATGAAGAATACGGCTGTCGTACGATTGGATATTGTATGTCTGCCTTTACACATATGATTACCGCTATGGAAATAGGGCTTGCCAGAGGGACGTTATCAGAGAGTGCATATGCGTCCTATATAGAGGACGCAAAAGCTGCAGCGGCGCATCATGGTGAACTGTGCGATGCTGCTATGTGTTGGTTTGATAAGAATAAATGGCGTTTAATGAACAAGAGCGGCTATGCTCTGTATGGCAGCGGCGCCCTGTATGGTGTTGCAGTGGAAGGCGCTTTAAAATGTCTGGAAATTGCAAAGCGTTATCTGTGTGTAGGGTATGAGATGGATGATGGCATGCATGGCCCGACGATGGGCTTTACCAATCAAACTGCTGTAATCATTTTGAATAATGGAAGAAATGAAAATATTGCAAACGGTCTAGCAAGCTATATCAAAACCGAGGTGGGAGATGCGTTTGTCATCGGTATGAATGCTGTAGATGAAAGAGATCTTGCCTTTGAGCCTCGCGGAAATGATTTTGCATATCTTGAATATGCACCTGTTGTAGAGATTCTGGCAGCACGTCTGGCTTCTGATTATGGAATTATAATTAAGCCTTTTGGAGCGGATGAGGAACCGATGCCGGAGGCAAAATACTTTAATACGCATGATGAATAA
- a CDS encoding PTS mannose transporter subunit IID — protein MIKEKFGLTNEEGKLMAKVARRSHQVDAVYTWEKFQAMGYMWVMIPVINAMYDNEEDRIAGYKRHYELFNTNPVVGGFITGLSTAMEVQAAHDQNFDKSSIAAVKTSLMGPFAGIGDSIFQSTWRVITMGIGLSMAKDGNILGPIVFLVLFNLLAEPVRILFPYIGYKMGTKFMTQAEESGIMSFVTKAASIVGLMTVGAMTATMVSLNIGYVFTMNGAEQSIQEMLDSIFPCMLPLLLTLGCFKLLNKNVKPTLLIVVIMVLGIAGKYIGIF, from the coding sequence ATGATTAAAGAAAAATTTGGTTTAACCAATGAAGAAGGAAAATTGATGGCTAAGGTGGCTCGGCGTTCTCACCAGGTTGATGCAGTGTATACTTGGGAGAAATTCCAGGCTATGGGGTATATGTGGGTTATGATTCCGGTCATCAATGCGATGTATGATAATGAGGAGGATCGTATTGCAGGCTATAAGCGGCACTATGAATTATTTAATACGAATCCGGTTGTTGGAGGGTTCATCACAGGACTGAGCACGGCAATGGAGGTACAGGCAGCGCATGATCAGAATTTTGATAAGTCTTCGATTGCCGCAGTTAAAACTTCCCTGATGGGGCCATTTGCCGGTATCGGTGATTCCATTTTTCAGAGTACATGGCGTGTTATCACTATGGGAATCGGCTTGAGCATGGCAAAGGACGGGAATATATTAGGTCCTATCGTTTTCCTGGTGCTGTTTAATCTTCTGGCAGAGCCGGTTCGTATTCTGTTCCCGTATATAGGCTATAAAATGGGAACAAAATTTATGACGCAGGCAGAGGAAAGCGGCATTATGAGCTTTGTTACAAAAGCGGCAAGTATTGTAGGTCTGATGACGGTCGGAGCCATGACGGCTACCATGGTATCCTTGAATATCGGCTATGTCTTTACAATGAATGGTGCAGAGCAATCCATTCAGGAAATGCTGGATTCCATCTTCCCTTGCATGCTTCCGTTACTGCTGACACTGGGCTGCTTTAAGCTTCTGAATAAAAATGTTAAGCCAACCCTGCTGATCGTTGTGATTATGGTACTTGGAATTGCAGGGAAATATATTGGTATTTTCTAA
- a CDS encoding PTS sugar transporter subunit IIC — protein sequence MIQALLVGLTVVILGFIECWCCFPMVERPLIVGTAIGIVLGDVKTGVEVGASLELVFMGVMAIGGTVPPDAVSGTAVGTAYAIILGAGIETAFALAVPTSIICQMLFVPKVALRSLYTPFIDRMVEKGNYKGIQRLFPLVAVTTSLFSGLVCALGVGLGADVMKEFINNVPQTLLDGMGVAAGMLGAVGFGLLLKMMWQKKLAVYFFLGFIMASYCGMPLMAIAICGMILVIILYFEGEFSKRRQANKLVTDTDTDEEELFND from the coding sequence ATGATTCAAGCACTATTAGTCGGGTTAACGGTAGTTATCCTAGGCTTTATCGAATGCTGGTGCTGCTTCCCTATGGTGGAGAGACCTCTAATCGTTGGAACAGCGATCGGCATCGTCTTGGGAGATGTGAAAACAGGTGTTGAAGTCGGGGCTTCCCTGGAGCTTGTATTCATGGGGGTTATGGCAATCGGTGGAACAGTACCTCCGGATGCAGTATCCGGTACGGCTGTGGGTACAGCATATGCAATCATCCTTGGGGCAGGTATTGAAACAGCATTTGCATTGGCAGTACCTACATCTATTATTTGCCAGATGCTCTTTGTACCGAAGGTTGCATTGCGTTCCCTGTATACACCTTTTATCGACAGAATGGTAGAGAAGGGAAATTACAAAGGGATTCAAAGGCTTTTCCCGCTAGTTGCAGTCACAACCTCGTTGTTTAGCGGGCTGGTGTGTGCATTGGGGGTTGGGCTCGGTGCAGATGTTATGAAGGAATTTATTAACAATGTTCCACAGACCTTACTGGATGGTATGGGCGTTGCCGCAGGTATGCTGGGGGCTGTCGGATTCGGCTTGCTGTTAAAGATGATGTGGCAGAAGAAGCTGGCTGTTTATTTCTTCCTTGGCTTCATTATGGCATCCTATTGCGGTATGCCGCTGATGGCGATTGCAATTTGCGGTATGATTTTGGTTATCATCCTTTATTTCGAAGGTGAATTTAGTAAACGCAGACAGGCAAATAAGCTTGTCACTGATACAGATACCGATGAGGAGGAGCTATTCAATGATTAA
- a CDS encoding PTS mannose/fructose/sorbose transporter subunit IIB codes for MVELCRIDDRLLHGQVAVTWVGAVAPEAILIANDEAATNEMGKLALKMAKPAGVKLAIKTIDDAIALLNNPNAAKIKIFLITRTIQDTLKLVKSTDCIHRVNIGGVKNKEGGKMIAAAVCLDDEDLAALKELRTLVDSLELRMVPTESRTNIDKYL; via the coding sequence ATGGTAGAACTTTGTAGAATTGATGATCGTCTGCTGCATGGACAGGTGGCGGTAACCTGGGTCGGGGCAGTGGCACCGGAAGCTATACTGATTGCGAATGATGAGGCAGCGACTAATGAGATGGGCAAACTGGCATTAAAAATGGCAAAGCCTGCCGGTGTAAAGCTGGCAATCAAAACGATTGATGATGCAATAGCTCTCCTCAACAATCCAAATGCAGCGAAAATTAAAATCTTTTTAATAACAAGAACGATACAGGATACCCTGAAGCTGGTAAAATCGACAGATTGTATCCATCGCGTAAACATTGGCGGTGTAAAAAATAAGGAAGGAGGAAAGATGATTGCAGCCGCTGTATGTCTTGACGATGAAGACCTTGCTGCTTTAAAGGAGCTGAGAACACTGGTAGACAGCTTAGAGCTGCGGATGGTTCCTACAGAAAGCCGCACAAATATTGATAAATACTTATAA
- a CDS encoding PTS mannose transporter subunit IIB, translating to MRNIILASHGSLAEGMLSAAQMIMGCTQGITAYGLDTYKTPQDIYLLLKDQIENNQEQEYILLCDINGGSVHNQLMHLCIYPRVYLMTGMTLSIVLELLLTRDRGDTEELLRKTMDNARKNILLFNYQSVKSEIDKGIEDDKLW from the coding sequence TTGAGAAATATCATACTGGCTTCTCATGGTTCACTGGCCGAGGGCATGCTGAGTGCAGCACAGATGATCATGGGTTGTACGCAGGGAATTACCGCATACGGGCTGGATACATATAAGACTCCGCAGGATATCTATCTGCTGCTGAAGGATCAAATCGAAAATAATCAGGAACAGGAATATATCCTGCTCTGTGATATCAATGGCGGAAGTGTTCATAATCAGCTTATGCATTTATGTATCTATCCCAGGGTCTATCTGATGACCGGAATGACGCTGTCTATTGTATTGGAGCTGCTGCTGACACGGGATCGTGGAGATACAGAAGAGCTTTTAAGAAAAACGATGGACAATGCCAGAAAAAACATTCTGTTGTTTAACTATCAAAGTGTAAAAAGTGAAATAGACAAAGGAATCGAGGATGATAAATTATGGTAG
- a CDS encoding PRD domain-containing protein — protein MSDNAIKQGILELLERECNILDFDKLWSPDELEVLTAAWLSEHFQCSRNLISHYMSELQQKGQVIKINTRPVYFFLRKTLEERFSVQLQADIYETLDEMRDELKTADKKHAFLNLIGAQDSLSYVVEQCKAAVSYPDHGLPILLQGPTGTGKSLIAQLMFQYGQDTGILSSDSRFVTVNCSEYANNPEMLMTNLFGYKKGAYTGADKDTLGLLALADGGILFMDEVHGLKPECQEKIFLFMDKGIYHMVGDNDVWYESKARLIFATTMQPSEVLLKTLLRRIPLIVKVPSLAERPLQEKRRLLQFLIQEEELHIQREICLSDLVYRTLERHVFIGNVGGLKNCIRASVAKAFLRSQEKQKQVELHLYDLPSDLLESTGKDLTLYSYDDKTMIRSSDMLVNMQKDGHLYKLNSYLIHKYRTMNHTELKPSSYIESCCRKLEQYVDYLFAGNTYESPKLDMMNHLVKNIMNIVIHKYHLEKFSNNEISMLVHFMNDYMQNYASINQLRISNRKDVEQLQNLLHREYGLEYEIVCDIWQLVSDALNFVPGPFGFLDLFLFIRYFDRELQAADIPAVIIAHGYAIASGIAEVANQLLKQRVFDAIDMPIESDFDVVVKKLSEYLKGKESSKEVIVLVDMGSLEDIYQRLGSVKLMDIGIINNVTTKLALDIGSMILEGMAIHDILREASSHLPYHYEIIKNRVKQDAVLSVCETGIGTAEKISNLMEASLPDHVSISVIPYDFDSLIKTGRSSSVFEKYNILFIVGTKNPKIADIPFISLEEMIEQKSVEKTNSAFAQRMRPDQIEAFNENMIKNFSMDNLLDYLTILDSDKIINSVEKIIKTIQKELQLVLSSNITLGLYIHISCLIERLIINKNVTKFHDLDSFIQKHGDFIAIVKRAFHDVEVHYNVEIPVSEVGYIYDYIFKRDSVKAVDDSVNELWETIE, from the coding sequence ATGAGCGATAATGCGATCAAGCAGGGCATTCTGGAACTGCTGGAAAGGGAATGTAATATTCTGGATTTTGACAAATTATGGTCACCTGATGAGCTGGAGGTATTGACGGCGGCCTGGCTAAGTGAACATTTTCAGTGCAGCCGAAATCTTATTTCCCATTACATGAGTGAGCTGCAGCAGAAAGGGCAGGTTATCAAAATCAATACACGCCCGGTATATTTCTTTCTGCGGAAAACATTAGAGGAACGCTTTTCCGTACAGCTGCAGGCGGATATTTATGAAACCCTGGATGAAATGCGTGATGAATTGAAAACAGCGGATAAAAAACATGCGTTTTTGAATCTGATTGGTGCGCAGGACAGTCTGAGCTATGTGGTAGAACAATGCAAAGCGGCTGTTTCATACCCTGACCATGGACTTCCCATTCTTTTGCAGGGGCCTACCGGTACAGGAAAAAGTCTGATTGCACAGCTGATGTTTCAATATGGACAGGATACGGGTATCCTGTCTTCAGACAGTCGGTTTGTAACGGTGAACTGCTCGGAGTATGCAAACAATCCGGAAATGCTGATGACTAATTTATTCGGCTATAAAAAGGGTGCCTATACCGGGGCTGATAAGGATACCCTCGGGCTACTGGCACTGGCTGATGGCGGTATTCTGTTCATGGATGAGGTGCATGGTCTGAAGCCGGAATGTCAGGAAAAGATATTTCTGTTCATGGATAAGGGCATTTATCACATGGTAGGAGATAATGACGTCTGGTATGAATCCAAGGCGAGACTGATATTCGCAACAACGATGCAGCCAAGTGAGGTACTGCTGAAAACACTGCTGCGAAGGATTCCCCTGATTGTCAAGGTACCCTCCCTTGCAGAGCGGCCCCTGCAGGAGAAACGAAGACTTTTGCAATTTCTGATACAGGAGGAGGAATTGCATATTCAGCGGGAAATCTGTCTGTCGGATCTGGTCTATCGCACTCTGGAGCGTCACGTATTTATCGGAAATGTCGGCGGCCTGAAAAACTGTATCCGCGCAAGTGTTGCCAAGGCGTTTTTACGCAGTCAGGAGAAACAGAAGCAGGTGGAGCTGCATCTGTATGATCTTCCTAGTGACTTACTGGAAAGCACCGGCAAGGATCTGACGCTGTACAGCTATGATGATAAGACGATGATACGCAGCAGCGATATGCTGGTAAATATGCAGAAGGACGGACATCTGTATAAGCTGAATTCCTATTTGATTCACAAATATCGTACGATGAATCATACAGAGCTAAAGCCTTCCTCATATATTGAAAGCTGCTGCCGCAAGCTGGAGCAGTATGTGGATTATCTCTTTGCCGGAAACACCTATGAATCACCGAAGCTCGATATGATGAATCATCTGGTAAAGAACATTATGAATATCGTCATTCATAAATATCACCTTGAGAAATTTTCAAATAATGAAATATCTATGCTTGTTCATTTTATGAATGATTATATGCAGAATTATGCTTCCATCAACCAGCTGAGAATCAGCAACCGCAAGGATGTAGAGCAGCTGCAGAATCTTCTGCATCGTGAATACGGGCTTGAATATGAGATCGTCTGTGATATCTGGCAGCTTGTCAGTGACGCTTTAAATTTTGTACCGGGGCCGTTTGGTTTTCTTGATTTATTCCTCTTTATCCGCTATTTTGACCGGGAGCTGCAGGCTGCGGATATCCCTGCGGTGATTATCGCCCATGGCTATGCGATCGCCAGCGGAATTGCGGAGGTTGCCAATCAGCTGTTGAAGCAGCGGGTATTCGATGCAATCGATATGCCGATTGAGAGTGATTTTGATGTTGTGGTAAAAAAGCTGAGTGAGTATTTAAAAGGAAAGGAAAGCAGTAAGGAAGTTATCGTCCTTGTCGATATGGGCTCTCTGGAGGATATCTATCAGCGGCTGGGAAGTGTAAAGCTCATGGATATCGGTATCATCAACAATGTCACAACAAAGCTGGCGCTGGATATCGGAAGTATGATACTGGAGGGGATGGCGATACACGATATTTTACGTGAGGCCAGCAGTCATCTTCCTTACCATTATGAAATTATCAAAAACCGGGTGAAGCAGGATGCCGTCTTATCGGTATGTGAAACCGGCATCGGCACTGCGGAAAAAATCAGCAATCTGATGGAAGCATCCTTACCGGATCATGTCTCCATCAGTGTAATTCCCTATGATTTTGATTCTCTGATTAAAACGGGCAGAAGCTCCTCTGTTTTTGAAAAATATAATATTCTGTTTATCGTTGGTACCAAGAATCCAAAAATAGCCGATATTCCTTTTATTTCCCTGGAGGAAATGATCGAACAAAAGAGTGTGGAGAAAACGAATTCAGCATTCGCACAGCGTATGCGGCCGGATCAGATTGAAGCCTTTAATGAGAATATGATTAAAAACTTTTCTATGGATAATTTACTGGATTATCTGACGATTTTAGACAGCGATAAGATTATCAACAGTGTGGAAAAAATCATTAAAACGATCCAGAAGGAGCTGCAGCTGGTACTCAGCAGCAATATCACATTGGGCCTGTATATCCATATCAGCTGTCTGATTGAACGGCTGATTATCAATAAGAATGTGACAAAGTTTCATGATCTGGATTCGTTTATACAAAAGCACGGGGATTTTATCGCGATTGTAAAACGGGCATTTCATGATGTAGAGGTACATTACAATGTAGAAATTCCAGTCAGTGAGGTCGGTTATATTTACGACTATATCTTTAAGCGGGACAGTGTCAAGGCGGTGGATGACAGTGTCAATGAATTATGGGAAACGATTGAATGA
- a CDS encoding ABC transporter permease produces MRLYLLECKKIMTSRFHLLLLLLFMILPVVIFQNRITDTGKYMNPYLHEDGSRMSTKEIQAEVHREKLKWTGTMDADWWQRLTAASRAAEKRLDTHFYDMEKMNALYGDDWYEQYQEDKKAYAGENEAKEQKKGKKILYQRKEPLPNYKKDIADEVVLMLYMGYGKTMLANKPWNSEDGTFGTMYSAFNNEKVASPVYSLDVSKPELQLLKAYMNEQGSFHYGDSKEWFSLLETYSTVGIVLMVWVLVISSNLICRERKQNMLEVLSSCSRGGSSLFLSKLAAVITCAWAGLLLMVLPVTLYAWLSGNLGDMAVNITEGLHLVSIFTYQEGFLISLEVLALGAVVCAVFGALASTCVKSSYVSLGVCLLFLFAGTALSSYTSWMKLFPVKFMETTSVAVRGFTCNLFHHAFFLWKLLPLIWIPGALIIGYIALRIYRSPSYQRV; encoded by the coding sequence ATGAGACTGTATTTACTGGAATGTAAAAAAATAATGACCTCCCGCTTTCATCTGCTGCTTTTGCTGCTGTTTATGATTTTGCCTGTGGTAATCTTTCAAAACAGGATTACAGATACGGGGAAGTATATGAATCCCTATTTGCATGAAGATGGAAGCCGTATGAGTACAAAAGAAATTCAGGCAGAGGTACACCGTGAAAAATTGAAGTGGACTGGTACGATGGATGCGGACTGGTGGCAGCGGTTAACGGCGGCAAGCAGAGCTGCTGAGAAACGCCTGGATACTCATTTTTATGATATGGAGAAAATGAATGCCTTGTATGGTGATGACTGGTATGAGCAGTATCAGGAGGATAAAAAGGCCTATGCTGGTGAGAATGAAGCAAAGGAGCAAAAGAAGGGAAAGAAAATTCTGTATCAGCGTAAGGAGCCTCTGCCGAATTACAAAAAGGATATCGCTGATGAGGTTGTCTTAATGCTGTATATGGGTTATGGAAAAACCATGCTTGCCAATAAACCTTGGAACAGCGAGGATGGTACATTTGGGACTATGTACAGTGCCTTTAATAATGAAAAGGTGGCATCTCCGGTATATTCTCTTGACGTAAGCAAGCCTGAGCTTCAACTGCTGAAAGCTTATATGAATGAGCAGGGGTCCTTTCATTATGGAGATAGTAAGGAATGGTTTTCTTTACTGGAAACCTATTCCACTGTAGGCATCGTACTTATGGTATGGGTGCTTGTGATTTCCAGCAATCTGATCTGCAGGGAGCGCAAGCAGAATATGCTGGAGGTATTAAGCTCCTGCAGCAGAGGCGGCAGCTCTTTGTTTTTATCCAAGCTGGCTGCTGTAATCACCTGTGCATGGGCTGGTCTGCTGCTGATGGTTCTGCCTGTGACACTGTATGCATGGCTGTCGGGTAATCTTGGCGACATGGCGGTCAATATCACAGAGGGACTGCATCTTGTTTCCATATTCACCTATCAGGAGGGCTTCCTCATATCTCTGGAGGTGCTTGCTCTGGGAGCTGTCGTCTGTGCGGTTTTTGGAGCGCTGGCTTCCACCTGTGTGAAATCCTCCTATGTATCGCTGGGGGTCTGCCTGCTGTTTCTGTTTGCAGGTACAGCACTGTCCTCTTATACCTCGTGGATGAAGCTGTTCCCTGTTAAATTTATGGAAACCACAAGTGTCGCTGTCAGAGGCTTTACCTGCAATCTGTTTCATCATGCCTTCTTCCTGTGGAAGCTGCTCCCTCTTATATGGATACCTGGTGCTTTGATTATTGGATATATTGCCCTTCGCATCTATCGCTCCCCATCCTATCAAAGGGTTTAA
- a CDS encoding ATP-binding cassette domain-containing protein, with protein MNVKLEQLSKRFGSVTAVQNMNAILKPGIIGLLGANGSGKTTLLRMMVHVLPPDEGRILYGDIDIREKHEEYLANIGYMPQHLGMYPTFRVEEFLQYMGAVKGLTKAYTTQRIQELLPAVHLEAQRKKKIRTLSGGMRQRLGIAQALLNDPAVLILDEPTAGLDPKERNQFTQLLSELSKDKIILLSTHIVSDVESIADQIMIMKKGRLIAHDTPQRLLAVLDGRVKERHVSQKELVQLRKTSTICYQRASTQGTLVRYLDAAGSQDAYSVEPSLNDLYLYHFQEEEV; from the coding sequence ATGAATGTAAAACTGGAACAACTGTCCAAGCGGTTTGGAAGCGTAACGGCAGTTCAGAATATGAATGCTATATTAAAGCCTGGAATTATCGGTCTGTTGGGAGCGAATGGCAGTGGAAAAACAACGCTGCTGCGTATGATGGTTCATGTATTGCCTCCCGACGAGGGTCGTATTTTATACGGAGATATCGACATTCGGGAAAAGCATGAGGAATATCTTGCCAACATCGGCTACATGCCGCAGCATCTGGGGATGTATCCAACCTTTCGGGTAGAGGAATTTCTACAATATATGGGGGCTGTTAAGGGTCTGACAAAAGCCTATACCACACAGCGTATCCAGGAGCTGCTTCCTGCCGTTCACCTGGAGGCTCAGCGGAAAAAGAAAATTCGTACGCTGTCCGGTGGCATGCGGCAGCGGCTTGGCATTGCACAGGCGCTGTTGAATGATCCTGCCGTACTGATTCTCGATGAGCCCACAGCAGGACTGGATCCAAAGGAGCGAAACCAGTTTACCCAGCTTTTAAGCGAGCTGTCAAAGGATAAAATCATTCTGCTGTCTACCCATATCGTCAGTGATGTGGAATCTATAGCTGATCAGATTATGATTATGAAAAAGGGTCGCCTGATTGCTCATGATACGCCGCAAAGGCTTCTTGCAGTACTGGATGGCAGGGTGAAGGAGCGCCATGTTTCACAAAAGGAGCTGGTACAGCTGCGCAAAACCAGTACGATCTGCTATCAGCGTGCATCAACACAGGGAACACTTGTCCGTTACCTGGATGCTGCAGGCAGTCAGGATGCCTATAGTGTGGAGCCTTCCCTGAACGATTTGTATTTGTATCATTTTCAGGAGGAAGAGGTATGA
- a CDS encoding sigma-70 family RNA polymerase sigma factor yields MQIKIKKNAVPTDAQLEAAIQDAYPKVYSYLYHRTLDAALSKDLTQETFYRFYKHLDQYEEQGKLLNFLYRIALHLVYDYTKTKRFHMDELQEELVRDETYNGERLFQKKEEFIILRSWIAELPPHLQDVILLRYDEGLKFKDISHITGIHVSTVKSQVALALRILKKRAQKEGWQ; encoded by the coding sequence ATGCAGATAAAAATAAAAAAGAATGCTGTTCCTACGGATGCACAACTGGAAGCAGCTATACAGGATGCCTATCCGAAGGTGTATTCCTATCTGTATCACCGAACACTGGATGCGGCCCTGTCGAAGGATTTGACACAGGAAACCTTCTACCGCTTTTATAAGCATCTCGATCAATATGAGGAACAGGGCAAGCTGTTGAATTTTCTTTATCGCATCGCCCTGCATCTGGTGTATGATTACACGAAAACAAAACGGTTCCATATGGATGAACTGCAGGAGGAGCTGGTACGTGATGAAACCTATAACGGGGAGCGACTGTTTCAGAAGAAGGAGGAATTTATAATTCTTCGTTCCTGGATAGCAGAGCTACCCCCGCATTTGCAGGATGTGATATTGCTGCGGTATGATGAAGGCCTGAAATTCAAGGATATATCTCATATTACTGGGATTCATGTATCCACTGTGAAATCACAGGTAGCACTGGCGCTTCGTATATTAAAAAAGCGCGCCCAAAAGGAGGGATGGCAGTGA